In the Hordeum vulgare subsp. vulgare chromosome 7H, MorexV3_pseudomolecules_assembly, whole genome shotgun sequence genome, one interval contains:
- the LOC123406965 gene encoding sulfite oxidase: protein MPGLTAPSDYAEEPPRHPDLRINSKEPFNAEPHRSALVSSYITPVDFFYKRNHGPIPKVDDISRYSVSISGLVNKHIQLSMDDIRMLPKYNVTATLQCAGNKRTAMSKVRKVRGVGWDISALGNATWGGAKLSDVLELVGIHKLSSVTSLGGKHVEFVSVDRCKEEKGGPYKASIPLKQATDPDADVLLAYEMNGETINRDHGYPLRVVVPGVIGARSVKWLDSIKIIKEECQGFFMQKDYKMFPPTVDWDNINWSTRRPQMDFPVQSAICTLEDVDVIKEGKARIAGYAVSGGGRGIERVDISVDGGKTWVEAHRYQKSNVPYVSDGAQSDKWAWVLFEATLDIPPNAEILAKAVDSAANIQPEKVEDIWNLRGILNTSWHRIKIQNSSCVSRSKM, encoded by the exons ATGCCGGGGCTCACGGCACCGTCGGACTACGCGGAGGAGCCGCCGCGGCACCCGGACCTCAGGATCAACTCCAAG GAGCCATTTAATGCCGAGCCTCATCGATCTGCGTTAGTTTCATCTTATATCACCCCAGTGGATTTCTTCTACAAGAGGAATCATGGACCAATTCCAAAAGTTGATGATATCTCAAG ATACAGTGTTTCCATCAGTGGCCTCGTGAATAAGCATATCCAGCTGTCCATGGATGACATTAG GATGCTTCCGAAGTACAATGTCACTGCAACATTACAG TGTGCAGGCAATAAGAGAACTGCAATGAGTAAGGTACGGAAAGTGAGAGGTGTTGGATGGGACATATCTGCTCTTGGAAATG caacttggggaggagcaAAATTATCTGATGTCCTTGAACTAGTTGGAATACATAAACTCAGTTCAGTCACATCTTTGGGAGGCAAACACGTTGAGTTTGTCAGTGTTGACAGGTGTAAA GAGGAGAAAGGTGGCCCCTATAAGGCATCAATTCCACTAAAGCAGGCAACAGATCCTGATGCTGATGTGTTACTCGCATATGAAATGAATGGAGAG ACTATCAATCGTGACCATGGATATCCACTCCGTGTTGTTGTACCTGGTGTTATAGGCGCACGCTCTGTAAAATGGCTTGACAGCATCAAAATAATCAAGGAAGAATGCCAG GGTTTCTTTATGCAAAAAGATTACAAGATGTTCCCACCTACCGTAGATTGGGACAATATTAATTGGTCGACTAGAAGACCACAAATGGATTTCCCTGTGCAG TCTGCTATTTGCACCCTGGAAGATGTGGATGTTATCAAGGAAGGAAAG GCTAGAATTGCTGGTTATGCAGTCTCAGGTGGCGGCCGCGGCATTGAGAGAGTAGATATATCTGTTGATGGGGGTAAAACATGGGTTGAGGCTCATAGATATCAGAAAAGCAATGTGCCATACGTCTCTGATGGAGCTCAAAGCGACAAGTGGGCATGGGTTCTCTTCGAGGCTACATTGGACATACCACCAAATGCCGAGATATTAGCTAAGGCG GTGGACTCGGCCGCAAACATCCAACCCGAAAAAGTGGAGGACATATGGAACCTGAGAGGAATCCTCAACACATCTTGGCATCGGATCAAAATACAAAATTCATCCTGCGTATCTAGATCCAAAATGTGA
- the LOC123406966 gene encoding uncharacterized protein LOC123406966 isoform X1: protein MEHGTSSAAAALWGHEHLPLLARARSKDSVEYILQALWRTRRTGLDAADRAIVRDILQLPSDSELDPLLVCLRILTRRCVHDNIAKEEIPKLFPQAVPPELQRLLTLLLQKFQPEWREDTSKEQASAANSEITKGHLSENQDVSEQPATTQPHCGTSSAKFSSESGEKEWKLPLAKDSLDKMLKDIYPIRGEVSSAVRQYQQGAWRSSKKHLGKDDSASSF from the exons ATGGAGCACGGGACgtcatcggcggcggcggcgctgtggGGGCACGAGCACCTCCCGCTGCTGGCCCGCGCGCGCTCCAAGGACTCGGTAGAGTACATCCTGCAGGCCCTTTGGCGCACCCGCCGCACCGGCCTCGATGCCGCCGACCGCGCCATCGTCCGCGACATCCTCCAGCTCCCCTCCGACTCCGAGCTCGACCCC CTCTTGGTGTGCCTCAGGATACTGACCCGCAGGTGCGTCCATGACAACATCGCGAAGGAGGAGATTCCGAAGCTTTTCCCCCAGGCGGTGCCGCCCGAGCTGCAGAGGCTGCTCACTTTGCTCCTGCAGAAGTTTCAGCCCGAGTGGCGAGAGGACACCTCGAAGGAACAG GCATCCGCGGCGAATTCGGAAATAACAAAAGGCCATTTGAGTGAAAATCAAGACGTGTCAGAGCAACCAGCTACTACACAG CCTCACTGTGGTACATCATCAGCAAAGTTCTCTTCTGAATCAGGAGAGAAAGAATGGAAGCTCCCGTTAGCTAAGGATTCTTTGGACAAAATGCTCAAGGATATATACCCAATCAGGGGCGAAGTGTCAAGCGCTGTGA GGCAATACCAACAGGGGGCATGGAGAAGCAGCAAGAAGCACTTAGGAAAGGATGATTCTGCTTCCTCTTTTTAG
- the LOC123406966 gene encoding uncharacterized protein LOC123406966 isoform X2 produces MEHGTSSAAAALWGHEHLPLLARARSKDSVEYILQALWRTRRTGLDAADRAIVRDILQLPSDSELDPLLVCLRILTRRCVHDNIAKEEIPKLFPQAVPPELQRLLTLLLQKFQPEWREDTSKEQASAANSEITKGHLSENQDVSEQPATTQPHCGTSSAKFSSESGEKEWKLPLAKDSLDKMLKDIYPIRGEVSSAGNTNRGHGEAARST; encoded by the exons ATGGAGCACGGGACgtcatcggcggcggcggcgctgtggGGGCACGAGCACCTCCCGCTGCTGGCCCGCGCGCGCTCCAAGGACTCGGTAGAGTACATCCTGCAGGCCCTTTGGCGCACCCGCCGCACCGGCCTCGATGCCGCCGACCGCGCCATCGTCCGCGACATCCTCCAGCTCCCCTCCGACTCCGAGCTCGACCCC CTCTTGGTGTGCCTCAGGATACTGACCCGCAGGTGCGTCCATGACAACATCGCGAAGGAGGAGATTCCGAAGCTTTTCCCCCAGGCGGTGCCGCCCGAGCTGCAGAGGCTGCTCACTTTGCTCCTGCAGAAGTTTCAGCCCGAGTGGCGAGAGGACACCTCGAAGGAACAG GCATCCGCGGCGAATTCGGAAATAACAAAAGGCCATTTGAGTGAAAATCAAGACGTGTCAGAGCAACCAGCTACTACACAG CCTCACTGTGGTACATCATCAGCAAAGTTCTCTTCTGAATCAGGAGAGAAAGAATGGAAGCTCCCGTTAGCTAAGGATTCTTTGGACAAAATGCTCAAGGATATATACCCAATCAGGGGCGAAGTGTCAAGCGCT GGCAATACCAACAGGGGGCATGGAGAAGCAGCAAGAAGCACTTAG